Proteins co-encoded in one Rhodococcus sp. PAMC28707 genomic window:
- a CDS encoding glutaredoxin domain-containing protein, translating to MSSSTFVDGIEVMWRPGCPFCMRLRSSLRRRGIATTDIDIWSVPGSAARVRAATGGDETVPTVFVGNRALVNPTVGQIVSAVESELPGRSGELIPRSPNVGMWNRISSLWKRG from the coding sequence ATGAGTTCATCGACGTTCGTCGACGGAATCGAGGTCATGTGGAGACCCGGATGCCCGTTCTGCATGAGACTCCGCAGCTCGTTGCGCAGGCGCGGTATCGCCACCACGGACATCGACATCTGGTCGGTGCCAGGTAGTGCCGCCCGGGTGCGTGCAGCAACAGGCGGCGACGAAACTGTGCCGACGGTATTCGTCGGAAATCGTGCTCTCGTCAATCCCACTGTCGGACAGATCGTCTCGGCAGTCGAGAGCGAGCTCCCCGGTCGATCGGGGGAGCTGATACCTCGGTCGCCGAACGTTGGAATGTGGAACCGAATTTCGTCACTGTGGAAGCGGGGGTAG
- a CDS encoding NUDIX domain-containing protein — protein sequence MPKKSAGLLPFRRRGDVLEVLIAHPGGPFWSRKDLGAWSIVKGEYTDEDPRDAARREFTEETGYEPPEELSIELPVITQRGGKIVTVFAVEADFDPSGAVSNTFEMEWPPKSGTMTIFPEIDRVEWFSVAEARSKLNAAQAVLLDHLQENLVD from the coding sequence GTGCCCAAGAAGAGTGCAGGTCTACTGCCGTTTCGACGACGTGGCGACGTCCTCGAGGTGTTGATCGCGCACCCCGGGGGCCCGTTCTGGAGTCGGAAGGACCTCGGCGCCTGGTCGATCGTGAAAGGTGAGTACACCGACGAGGATCCTCGCGACGCCGCGCGACGCGAGTTCACCGAAGAGACCGGCTACGAGCCACCGGAAGAGCTGTCGATCGAGTTACCCGTCATCACTCAGCGCGGCGGCAAGATCGTGACCGTCTTCGCCGTCGAAGCAGACTTCGACCCCTCCGGCGCCGTCAGCAACACCTTCGAGATGGAGTGGCCGCCCAAGTCCGGCACGATGACTATATTTCCGGAGATCGATCGGGTCGAGTGGTTTTCGGTCGCCGAGGCCCGTTCGAAGCTCAATGCGGCGCAAGCGGTCTTACTCGACCATCTCCAGGAAAACTTGGTCGATTGA
- a CDS encoding sulfite exporter TauE/SafE family protein, which produces MALVLALILGVAVGILLGLLGGGGSILAVPVLVYALGLPLSEAIPTSLLVIGVASATGAIPKMRARLIEWRLAAIFAATGMIGTLVGTAVGRHLPDTAVMIGFAIVMIAAGTRMLRTNDNLGTACRTDNSGVDWRRCAPRSIPTGFGVGVLTGLFGVGGGFLIIPALVLLLGIEMSVAVGTSLVVIVVNSAAGLFAHAGGLGENWPLTVIFAAAAIVGSLAAGRLSNRVNADKLRQWFAYLVFAVAGYVLVDTLFLS; this is translated from the coding sequence ATGGCACTGGTCCTGGCTCTGATTCTGGGCGTCGCAGTCGGCATCCTGCTCGGTCTCCTCGGAGGCGGTGGGTCGATCCTGGCTGTTCCAGTTCTCGTCTACGCCCTCGGCCTACCGCTATCGGAGGCGATACCGACCTCACTGTTGGTGATCGGCGTCGCGTCCGCAACCGGCGCCATCCCCAAGATGCGGGCACGGCTCATCGAATGGCGGCTGGCTGCAATCTTCGCCGCCACCGGCATGATCGGCACCCTGGTAGGTACGGCCGTGGGCAGGCACCTCCCCGATACCGCCGTGATGATCGGCTTCGCAATCGTCATGATCGCCGCAGGGACACGCATGCTGCGCACCAACGACAACCTCGGAACTGCCTGCAGGACCGACAATTCCGGAGTCGACTGGCGACGATGCGCACCGCGGTCCATCCCGACAGGATTCGGTGTCGGTGTTCTCACCGGACTGTTCGGCGTCGGCGGAGGATTCCTCATCATCCCGGCCTTGGTGCTGCTGTTGGGAATCGAGATGAGTGTTGCCGTCGGGACCTCACTGGTGGTCATCGTGGTGAACTCCGCCGCAGGTCTTTTCGCTCATGCAGGCGGCCTCGGTGAGAACTGGCCCCTTACCGTCATATTCGCCGCAGCCGCGATTGTCGGCTCCCTTGCAGCCGGACGCCTCAGCAACCGTGTCAATGCCGACAAGCTCCGGCAATGGTTCGCCTACCTGGTGTTCGCCGTCGCAGGCTACGTACTCGTCGACACCCTCTTTCTCTCATGA
- a CDS encoding lipase family protein has product MSIDRDSGRMPWSAEESPRPRRALRPVDDAFYIPPAGFEMTEPGTILRTREVDVALFGRIAQQVDAWQLLYRTNDLDDAPQASVTTVLLPRGRSVGNSPLLSYQCAIDAVSDSCFPSYALQKGAKAWGAVPQFEFVLILHALRRGWAVSIPDHEGPHGHWGSPREPGFCTLDAVRAALSFLPLGLRRDSPVGLWGYSGGGLASSWAAEMAPEYAPEINLLGVALGSPVGDPASAFIRLNASVHAGLPTLVVAGLRRTYPDLDRFIRQHVSPAGLELLDSVNELTTVSAVRRLARHDLDEYIDMPLADLLASPELLDIFQAIQPGKTAPTVPMLVVQAVHDQIIAVDDVDGQVDRYLDHGAHVTYLRDRLSEHLSLHPLSAPLTLDWLEDRFAGRPVPPSGVTTVWSTACSLRAAFGLLALLWSAVLVLFGRRL; this is encoded by the coding sequence ATGAGCATCGACAGGGACAGCGGCAGAATGCCGTGGTCGGCGGAAGAATCGCCACGGCCTCGACGGGCACTTCGGCCCGTTGACGACGCGTTCTACATCCCGCCTGCGGGGTTCGAGATGACGGAACCGGGGACGATCCTTCGGACGCGTGAAGTGGACGTGGCCCTTTTCGGCCGTATTGCACAGCAGGTCGACGCCTGGCAATTGCTCTATCGCACCAACGACCTCGACGACGCTCCACAGGCGAGCGTGACCACGGTGCTGCTGCCGCGTGGAAGGAGTGTCGGCAATTCGCCGCTGCTGTCCTATCAGTGCGCGATCGATGCGGTGTCGGATTCGTGCTTTCCCTCGTACGCGCTGCAGAAGGGTGCGAAAGCGTGGGGCGCGGTCCCGCAGTTCGAATTCGTATTGATCCTCCATGCGCTCCGCCGAGGGTGGGCAGTCTCGATTCCGGATCATGAAGGTCCGCATGGACATTGGGGATCCCCCCGCGAGCCGGGGTTCTGCACGCTCGATGCGGTGCGCGCGGCCCTGAGCTTCTTGCCACTCGGACTGAGACGCGACAGTCCGGTCGGGTTGTGGGGTTACTCCGGTGGCGGCCTGGCGTCGTCGTGGGCGGCGGAGATGGCTCCCGAGTACGCGCCGGAGATCAATCTTCTCGGAGTAGCCCTCGGATCACCGGTCGGCGATCCCGCCTCGGCCTTCATCCGGCTCAATGCGAGCGTGCACGCCGGCCTACCCACGCTGGTGGTCGCGGGCCTGCGCCGTACCTACCCGGACCTCGACCGCTTCATCAGGCAACATGTCAGTCCCGCCGGTCTCGAGCTGCTCGACTCGGTGAACGAGCTCACCACCGTCTCGGCGGTGAGGAGACTTGCGCGGCACGACCTGGACGAATACATCGACATGCCCCTTGCCGACCTACTCGCCAGCCCCGAACTGCTCGACATCTTTCAAGCCATCCAGCCAGGGAAAACAGCGCCGACCGTGCCGATGCTCGTCGTCCAGGCAGTGCACGATCAGATCATCGCCGTCGACGACGTCGACGGCCAAGTCGATCGCTACCTCGACCACGGAGCGCACGTGACCTACCTTCGCGACCGGCTCAGCGAGCACTTGTCATTGCATCCGCTCTCGGCTCCGCTGACGCTCGACTGGTTGGAGGATCGATTCGCCGGACGGCCCGTGCCGCCGTCTGGAGTCACCACCGTCTGGTCGACGGCGTGCTCGCTCCGCGCAGCGTTCGGTCTCCTTGCGCTGCTGTGGTCGGCGGTGTTGGTTCTGTTCGGTCGCCGACTGTGA
- a CDS encoding response regulator, which translates to MQQLVDEVVGRTRVLVVDDEPQIVRALRINLSARGYDVVTADTGTGALRAIASERPDVVVLDLGLPGLGGLEVLAGLRGWSDVPVIVLSARTDSSDKIEALDAGADDYVTKPFGMDEFLARLRVAVRRRVAVSGRVDPIVTTSTFTVNLASKTVTREGQRVHLTRTEWGVLEMLARNNGKLVGQKELLRTVWGPGHDHGSNYLRIYMSQLRRKLEVDPAQPRHLITETGMGYRLVE; encoded by the coding sequence ATGCAGCAGCTCGTGGATGAGGTTGTCGGTAGGACACGGGTTCTCGTCGTCGACGACGAACCGCAGATCGTGCGGGCGTTGCGCATCAATCTCTCGGCGCGGGGGTACGACGTCGTGACCGCTGACACCGGAACGGGAGCTCTGCGCGCGATTGCCTCCGAGCGCCCGGACGTGGTGGTGCTCGACCTCGGGCTACCGGGACTCGGCGGGCTCGAAGTCCTCGCCGGGTTGAGAGGGTGGAGCGATGTCCCGGTGATCGTGTTGTCCGCACGGACCGACAGCAGCGACAAGATCGAGGCGCTCGATGCAGGGGCGGACGACTACGTCACCAAACCGTTCGGGATGGACGAGTTCCTGGCCCGGTTACGGGTTGCGGTGCGGAGGAGGGTAGCCGTCAGTGGACGAGTGGACCCGATCGTCACCACCTCGACGTTCACCGTGAACCTGGCGTCGAAAACCGTTACTCGGGAGGGGCAGCGAGTACACCTCACCCGGACCGAGTGGGGGGTTCTCGAAATGCTCGCCCGCAACAACGGAAAGCTCGTCGGGCAGAAAGAGCTACTCAGAACGGTATGGGGTCCTGGTCATGATCACGGATCGAACTACCTTCGGATCTACATGTCTCAACTGCGGCGCAAGCTGGAAGTCGACCCCGCGCAACCACGCCATCTGATCACCGAAACGGGAATGGGCTACAGGCTCGTCGAATGA
- a CDS encoding sensor histidine kinase KdpD has translation MSNTAGRRGSVGPDRGDLRIYLGAAPGVGKTFAMLGEAHRRQERGCDVVAGVVETHGRARTAGLLEGIEQIPLRSIQYRGSTAHELDVAAIIERNPSLVLVDELAHTNTPGSTHEKRWQDVEELLDAGIDVVSTLNVQHLESLNDVVEQITGVPQRETVPDSVVRGAEQIELVDVAPEALRRRLSHGNIYAAEKVDAALSNYFRQGNLTALRELSLLWIADQVDAALTKYRSSHDITDTWETRERVVVSVTGGPESETLLRRASRIASKSSAELMVLHVIRGDGMAGVSAPQMGKVRKLAASLGASMHSVVGDDVPSTLLEFARGANATQLVIGTSRRSRWARIMDAGIGATVIQHSGKIDVHMVTHAEISRGWRIKRLVPTQRRILSWAAAVIVPFLSALTMLLVDPYLDLGGESALFFMVVLGVALLGGVAPAALSALIAGLLLNYFFADPRHSFTIAEPDNFVTTIVLLMMAVAVAFLVDSAARRTVQARRASQEAELLTLFAGTVLRGGDIRTLLERVRETYSQRAVSIIRAEGSVVESVGEDPPAEPDDADTAIETADGTFTLLLSGSKTGAHDRRVLSAVANQAMGLIRQSELALEASKAAGLAEADRLRRALLSAVSHDLRTPLAAVKASVSSLRSTDVEFSPEDTAELLTTIEESTDQLTGLVGNLLDSSRLAAGVITPSSTVVYIEDSVSAALASSAAAGSLDRVIVDVDDVAVAADAGLLERVLANLIDNALRHAPGTPVRVGATYAGSRALITVSDSGPGIARGTEEAVFEAFQRLGDSDNTTGVGLGLSVVRGFVEAMKGAVTISETAGGGVTMTVELASAASLTNNAVAHHITDAAARG, from the coding sequence ATGAGCAACACGGCAGGCAGGCGCGGTTCTGTTGGACCCGACCGCGGTGATCTGCGGATCTACCTCGGTGCGGCACCGGGCGTCGGGAAGACCTTCGCGATGCTCGGTGAAGCGCACCGCAGGCAGGAACGCGGCTGCGATGTGGTCGCGGGCGTGGTGGAAACCCACGGCCGCGCCCGCACTGCCGGGTTGCTCGAGGGGATCGAGCAGATCCCCCTCCGTTCGATCCAGTACCGGGGATCGACGGCACACGAACTCGACGTGGCCGCGATCATCGAACGAAACCCGAGCCTGGTACTCGTCGACGAGCTCGCCCACACGAACACGCCGGGGAGCACGCACGAGAAGCGTTGGCAGGACGTCGAGGAGCTTCTCGACGCCGGCATCGACGTCGTGTCGACGCTGAACGTGCAGCACCTGGAAAGCCTCAACGATGTGGTCGAGCAGATCACCGGGGTACCGCAGCGCGAAACCGTCCCGGACTCGGTGGTCCGCGGTGCGGAGCAGATTGAACTGGTCGACGTCGCACCGGAGGCGTTGCGGCGCCGGCTGTCCCACGGAAATATCTATGCTGCCGAGAAGGTGGATGCAGCGTTGAGCAATTACTTCCGTCAAGGAAATTTGACCGCGCTGCGTGAGCTGTCCCTGTTGTGGATAGCCGATCAGGTCGACGCGGCGTTGACGAAATACCGCAGCTCACACGACATCACCGACACGTGGGAGACGCGGGAACGTGTCGTCGTCTCGGTCACCGGCGGGCCGGAATCGGAAACCCTGCTCCGTAGGGCCAGCCGTATCGCCTCGAAGTCGAGTGCGGAACTGATGGTGCTGCACGTCATCCGTGGTGACGGTATGGCAGGTGTTTCCGCGCCACAGATGGGTAAGGTGCGCAAGCTCGCGGCCAGCCTCGGCGCCAGCATGCACAGCGTCGTCGGCGACGATGTGCCCTCCACGCTGCTCGAGTTCGCGCGCGGCGCGAACGCCACCCAGTTGGTCATCGGAACTTCGAGGCGGTCCCGCTGGGCCCGCATCATGGATGCGGGCATCGGTGCGACAGTTATTCAGCACTCGGGAAAGATCGACGTGCACATGGTCACTCACGCCGAAATCAGCCGTGGTTGGCGAATCAAGCGACTGGTGCCGACGCAGCGTCGCATACTGTCCTGGGCTGCTGCGGTCATCGTCCCCTTCCTCTCCGCGCTGACGATGCTGCTCGTGGATCCGTACCTCGACCTCGGCGGCGAGAGCGCTCTGTTCTTCATGGTCGTACTCGGAGTGGCGCTCCTCGGTGGTGTTGCGCCCGCAGCGTTGTCGGCACTGATTGCCGGCTTGCTACTCAACTACTTCTTCGCGGACCCGCGACACAGCTTCACCATCGCCGAACCCGACAACTTCGTCACCACGATAGTGCTGCTCATGATGGCAGTCGCCGTGGCATTTCTCGTCGACTCCGCAGCCCGTCGAACAGTTCAGGCGCGCAGAGCATCTCAGGAGGCCGAGTTGCTGACTCTGTTCGCCGGAACTGTTCTGCGCGGCGGCGACATCAGGACGCTGCTCGAGCGGGTCCGTGAAACGTACTCACAACGAGCGGTTTCGATCATCAGAGCAGAGGGCAGCGTCGTGGAATCCGTCGGAGAGGACCCGCCTGCCGAGCCCGACGACGCCGACACGGCAATCGAGACCGCAGACGGTACCTTCACTCTTCTTCTGTCCGGATCGAAGACCGGCGCACACGACCGCCGTGTCCTCAGCGCCGTCGCCAATCAAGCGATGGGGTTGATCAGACAATCCGAACTGGCACTCGAAGCTAGCAAAGCCGCCGGTCTCGCCGAAGCGGACCGCCTTCGGCGCGCTCTGCTCTCGGCCGTCAGCCATGACCTCCGCACGCCCCTTGCCGCAGTCAAAGCGTCCGTGTCCAGCCTGCGCAGCACCGACGTCGAATTCTCACCGGAAGACACCGCCGAACTGCTCACTACCATCGAAGAATCGACCGACCAGCTGACCGGACTGGTCGGGAACCTACTCGATTCGTCGAGACTGGCTGCTGGGGTGATCACACCGAGCTCGACGGTGGTCTATATCGAGGACTCGGTGTCCGCCGCCCTCGCCAGTTCGGCCGCCGCCGGCAGCCTCGATCGGGTGATCGTGGACGTCGATGACGTGGCTGTTGCTGCAGATGCGGGGTTGCTCGAGCGGGTGTTGGCCAATCTGATCGACAATGCGCTGCGTCACGCCCCCGGAACGCCGGTGCGGGTGGGTGCAACGTATGCGGGGAGTCGAGCTCTGATCACTGTGTCCGACAGCGGACCTGGAATCGCGAGAGGTACCGAAGAGGCAGTCTTCGAAGCGTTCCAGCGGTTGGGGGACAGTGACAACACCACGGGCGTCGGTCTGGGCCTGTCGGTTGTTCGTGGATTCGTCGAGGCAATGAAAGGCGCGGTCACCATCTCCGAGACCGCCGGTGGGGGAGTAACGATGACCGTAGAGCTGGCATCAGCGGCATCGCTGACCAATAATGCTGTGGCCCATCATATTACCGATGCAGCAGCTCGTGGATGA
- a CDS encoding potassium-transporting ATPase subunit C: MRFVQRFFGQIAAGLSVLLVLTVILGIGYPAAVWAVSRIGSNSAEGSPLTDANGCVVGSSLVGVDTQVDAGQPDPFFHARVTGSVSDEDAFATGDPAAGLPTNQGPSSEALAAFVEERREVIAERENVDPAAVPVDALTGSGSGIDPQISPAYAQIQIERVATVNGMSKDTVASLVAEHTDGRQFGFLGSERVNVAELNLALGLTAPGCGTR; this comes from the coding sequence ATGCGGTTCGTACAGAGGTTTTTCGGGCAGATCGCGGCAGGATTGTCGGTTCTGTTGGTATTGACGGTCATCTTGGGTATCGGTTACCCGGCGGCAGTCTGGGCAGTGAGCCGTATCGGCTCGAACTCTGCCGAGGGCTCGCCGTTGACCGACGCCAACGGTTGCGTCGTAGGTAGCAGCCTCGTCGGTGTCGACACACAGGTCGACGCCGGGCAACCGGATCCCTTCTTCCATGCCCGCGTCACCGGGTCGGTATCGGATGAGGATGCTTTCGCAACGGGTGACCCGGCAGCAGGATTGCCGACCAACCAGGGACCGAGCAGTGAGGCTCTGGCGGCATTCGTCGAGGAGCGTCGCGAGGTGATCGCCGAGCGCGAGAACGTCGACCCCGCCGCTGTTCCGGTCGATGCGTTGACCGGCTCAGGATCGGGCATCGACCCCCAGATCAGTCCGGCGTACGCGCAGATTCAGATCGAACGAGTCGCGACCGTCAACGGAATGAGTAAGGACACTGTCGCCTCGTTGGTAGCCGAGCACACCGACGGCCGCCAGTTCGGGTTCCTCGGCAGTGAGAGAGTGAACGTGGCCGAGCTCAACCTTGCGCTCGGTTTGACCGCGCCGGGCTGCGGCACACGCTAA
- the kdpB gene encoding potassium-transporting ATPase subunit KdpB has protein sequence MTVTSSRLIDNETDVVDSSTPVKAGYFSPRQMWTSLPAAFGKLDPRHLARNPVMFVVLIGSVITTVLAVSNPSVFSWLVTAWLWFTLLFANLAESVAEGRGKAQAASLRAVKRDTIARRRTSSGAIEEVPGTELRIGDEVVVSAGEIIPGDGDVIEGIATVDESAITGESAPVVRESGGDRCAVTGGTGVLSDEIVVKITSAQGESFVDRMIALVEGASRQKTPNEIALNILLASLTIIFLLAVVAIGPMGAYGGEAQDPIKLIALLVCLIPTTIGALLSAIGIAGMDRLVQRNVLAMSGRAVEAAGDIDTLLMDKTGTITYGNRRATGLHPAPGVTAGELAAAARLSSLADGTPEGRSIVDLCTRDYSLPAQATDSEKTGEFVAFTAQTRMSGIDLDGVQVRKGATDSVLEWVRANGGPLINPEVDETTHTIASMGATPLVVASGPIGGPVRALGVIELSDVVKPHIAERFAQLRAMGIRTVMVTGDNPLTAKAIADEAGVDDFLAEATPEDKLALIRKEQEGGRLVAMTGDGTNDAPALAQADVGVAMNTGTSAAKEAGNMVDLDSDPTKLIEVVEIGKQLLITRGALTTFSLANDLAKYFAILPAMFSVVYPQLGALNIMGLATPESAILSAVIFNALVIIGLIPLALKGVRYVPSSASTLLRRNLLLYGVGGVITPFVGIWLIDLVVRFIPGIG, from the coding sequence ATGACCGTCACATCATCTCGATTGATAGACAACGAAACCGACGTCGTCGACTCGTCGACACCGGTGAAGGCCGGTTACTTCAGCCCACGGCAGATGTGGACCTCGCTCCCCGCAGCCTTCGGCAAGCTCGACCCACGACACCTTGCCCGCAATCCGGTCATGTTCGTGGTACTCATCGGATCGGTCATCACTACCGTTCTCGCAGTGAGCAACCCGTCGGTGTTCTCCTGGCTGGTCACAGCCTGGCTCTGGTTCACGCTGCTGTTCGCGAACCTGGCCGAATCCGTTGCGGAAGGTAGAGGTAAGGCGCAGGCCGCGAGCCTGCGTGCCGTCAAACGCGACACCATCGCGCGCCGACGAACATCCTCGGGAGCTATCGAAGAAGTACCGGGCACCGAATTGCGGATCGGCGACGAGGTAGTCGTCTCCGCCGGCGAGATAATCCCCGGCGACGGTGACGTCATCGAAGGCATTGCCACCGTCGACGAATCGGCGATCACCGGCGAATCCGCGCCGGTTGTGCGCGAATCGGGCGGCGACCGCTGCGCAGTGACCGGCGGAACCGGTGTGCTGTCCGACGAGATCGTCGTAAAAATCACCTCCGCTCAAGGTGAGTCGTTCGTCGACCGCATGATCGCACTCGTCGAGGGCGCATCGCGCCAGAAGACGCCGAACGAGATTGCGCTCAACATCCTGCTCGCCTCGCTCACGATCATCTTTCTTCTTGCGGTAGTCGCAATCGGTCCGATGGGCGCCTACGGCGGCGAAGCACAGGATCCGATCAAGTTGATCGCCCTGCTGGTGTGCCTCATCCCCACGACCATCGGCGCATTGCTGTCCGCTATCGGCATCGCCGGTATGGACCGCCTCGTGCAGCGCAACGTGCTGGCGATGTCCGGGCGCGCTGTCGAAGCCGCAGGCGATATCGACACACTGCTGATGGACAAGACCGGGACGATCACCTACGGCAATCGTCGCGCCACCGGGTTGCACCCAGCTCCCGGCGTCACAGCCGGAGAACTCGCAGCTGCTGCTCGCCTGTCGTCATTGGCCGACGGCACACCGGAAGGACGCAGCATCGTCGATCTCTGCACCCGCGACTACTCGTTGCCTGCGCAGGCCACCGACAGTGAGAAGACCGGCGAGTTCGTGGCGTTCACTGCACAGACGCGGATGAGTGGTATCGATCTCGACGGCGTCCAGGTCCGGAAAGGCGCAACCGACTCGGTACTCGAGTGGGTTCGCGCCAACGGCGGACCGCTGATCAACCCGGAGGTCGACGAGACGACACACACCATCGCGTCGATGGGTGCTACTCCGCTCGTCGTCGCATCCGGCCCGATCGGTGGGCCGGTACGTGCTCTGGGCGTCATCGAACTCTCCGACGTCGTGAAGCCGCATATCGCCGAACGGTTTGCACAGCTGCGTGCGATGGGCATCAGGACGGTCATGGTCACCGGTGACAATCCGTTGACAGCCAAAGCAATTGCCGACGAAGCAGGTGTGGACGACTTCCTCGCCGAAGCGACACCCGAGGACAAACTCGCACTCATCCGCAAGGAGCAAGAAGGTGGACGGCTCGTCGCCATGACGGGTGACGGCACCAATGACGCACCCGCACTTGCCCAGGCAGATGTCGGCGTAGCGATGAACACCGGCACGTCGGCGGCCAAAGAGGCCGGCAACATGGTCGATCTCGATTCCGACCCGACCAAGTTGATCGAGGTCGTCGAGATCGGCAAGCAGTTGCTGATCACCCGCGGTGCCTTGACCACGTTCTCCCTGGCCAACGATCTGGCGAAGTACTTCGCCATTCTGCCGGCCATGTTCAGCGTCGTGTATCCGCAGCTGGGTGCACTCAACATCATGGGTCTCGCGACTCCGGAGTCCGCGATCCTGTCGGCGGTCATCTTCAATGCACTGGTGATCATCGGGCTCATACCTCTGGCACTCAAAGGTGTTCGCTATGTTCCGTCGAGTGCATCGACGTTGCTCAGGCGCAACCTCCTGCTCTACGGAGTGGGTGGTGTCATTACGCCGTTCGTCGGTATTTGGCTCATCGACCTCGTTGTTCGATTCATCCCAGGGATAGGCTGA
- the kdpA gene encoding potassium-transporting ATPase subunit KdpA yields MNAALAAGLQIAFVVAVLAIAYVPLGDYMAKVFATEHDTDEEGAGSGHAAGGRTATLQRTRGGTTTAWADLRVESWIYRICRIDPRSQQTWVGYSLSLLGFSAASVVFLYTLQRIQGVLPLNGGLSGVSPSVAFNTAVSFTTNTNWQSYTPETTLSNLTQPMGLAVQNFVSAAVGIAVAIAVIRGFVRVRTGGEIGNFWVDLVRASLRILLPLSFIIALILLTQGAIQSFSSGFASTGLDGVTVSNALAPVASQEAIKELGTNGGGIMAANAAHPFENPSPFSNVVEIIAILLIPVALTRTFGTMVGDRKQGLTLLAVMAALFATMLTVIALAESGARGVAAQAAGSMMEGKEVRFGIPGSTLFAVATTGTSTGAVNSAHDSMSPLGGGAAILNMLFGEIAPGGVGTGLYGLLVLAIIAVFVGGLLVGRTPEFLGKKIGQRQITLAALSVLVMPALVLVGTSISVILSSTTGYQGNSGDPGTPSSIHGFSEVLYAYTSASNNNGSAFGGLTVTSDWFQTSLGLAMLLGRFLPIIFVLALAGSLATSKRTAPNTGTLPTNGPLFGGLLLGTAVLVAALTFFPALALGPIAEALQ; encoded by the coding sequence ATGAATGCCGCTCTGGCTGCCGGACTTCAGATTGCCTTCGTCGTGGCTGTTCTGGCTATTGCCTATGTTCCACTCGGGGACTACATGGCGAAGGTTTTCGCCACCGAACACGATACCGACGAGGAAGGTGCCGGCTCCGGCCACGCCGCAGGAGGTCGCACTGCGACACTCCAGCGGACACGCGGCGGCACGACCACGGCCTGGGCCGACCTGCGTGTCGAATCGTGGATCTATCGGATCTGCCGAATCGATCCCCGCTCACAGCAGACCTGGGTGGGCTACTCGCTGTCGCTGCTCGGCTTCTCTGCTGCGAGCGTCGTCTTTCTCTATACGCTGCAACGTATTCAGGGAGTGCTGCCGCTGAACGGCGGTTTGTCGGGAGTGAGCCCGTCGGTCGCCTTCAACACCGCTGTCTCGTTCACTACGAACACCAACTGGCAGTCGTATACCCCCGAAACGACGCTGTCGAACCTGACCCAGCCGATGGGCTTGGCTGTACAGAACTTCGTTTCTGCCGCGGTCGGTATTGCCGTCGCCATCGCCGTCATTCGCGGATTCGTACGGGTCCGTACCGGTGGGGAGATCGGCAACTTCTGGGTCGATCTTGTTCGCGCTTCGCTTCGTATCCTGCTTCCGCTGTCGTTCATCATTGCCCTGATCCTGTTGACGCAAGGCGCTATTCAGTCCTTCAGCTCGGGATTCGCCTCGACCGGTCTCGACGGTGTGACAGTGAGCAATGCGTTGGCACCGGTTGCTTCTCAGGAAGCGATCAAGGAACTCGGAACCAACGGTGGCGGAATTATGGCGGCCAACGCCGCGCACCCGTTCGAGAACCCGTCTCCCTTCTCCAACGTTGTCGAAATCATTGCGATCCTTCTCATTCCGGTCGCTTTGACGCGCACCTTCGGAACGATGGTCGGCGATCGTAAGCAGGGGCTGACGCTGCTCGCAGTCATGGCTGCACTGTTCGCAACGATGCTCACCGTCATTGCGCTCGCTGAATCCGGTGCTCGCGGCGTTGCCGCTCAGGCTGCCGGTTCGATGATGGAGGGTAAGGAAGTTCGCTTCGGAATTCCCGGATCGACCCTGTTCGCGGTAGCGACTACCGGAACATCCACGGGTGCAGTCAACTCCGCGCACGACAGTATGTCTCCGCTCGGTGGTGGCGCCGCCATCCTGAACATGTTGTTCGGTGAGATCGCGCCCGGTGGGGTGGGCACCGGCCTGTACGGACTGCTCGTGTTGGCGATCATCGCAGTGTTCGTCGGTGGACTTCTCGTCGGCCGTACTCCCGAGTTCCTCGGCAAGAAGATCGGTCAGCGTCAGATCACACTCGCTGCCTTGTCCGTTCTGGTCATGCCGGCCCTGGTGTTGGTGGGAACCTCCATCTCGGTGATTCTCTCGTCCACCACTGGCTACCAGGGGAATTCGGGCGACCCCGGAACCCCGAGCTCGATCCACGGGTTCAGTGAAGTGCTCTACGCCTACACCTCAGCCTCCAACAACAACGGCAGCGCATTCGGTGGCCTGACGGTGACCAGTGACTGGTTCCAGACTTCACTCGGCCTTGCCATGTTGCTCGGGCGATTCCTGCCGATCATCTTCGTTCTGGCGCTCGCCGGATCACTGGCTACATCGAAGCGAACCGCACCCAATACCGGCACGCTGCCGACCAACGGCCCGCTCTTCGGTGGACTGTTGCTCGGAACTGCCGTACTCGTTGCGGCACTTACCTTCTTCCCGGCCCTCGCTCTGGGCCCGATCGCAGAGGCATTGCAATGA